One Egicoccus halophilus genomic region harbors:
- a CDS encoding saccharopine dehydrogenase family protein, whose protein sequence is MNDRDYDLVLFGATGFTGRLVAGHLARRTAGTTVRWAVAGRSRDRLRALADELAGRAPAVEVVDLDDTDGLRRLTARTAVVASTAGPFVRLGEPLVAACVDTTTDYADITGEPGFVALVRDRYGQPALDAGVRLVTCCGFDSVPHDLGARFTAGLLPQDTEVSVRAYVRADARFSGGTAHSALDAIASRRIGDAGRPAPGAPSLRRVHGLALRPHRAPADLDGYGVPLPTVDPAIVLRSARALPGYGRSFGYGHYALVGNLPLAAAGLAGASVFGVAAALPPTRTLLRKLLPAAGTGPSAERRARSSFSVTFVGKGGGHTVVTRVSGGDPGYDETARMLGEAALSLAQDDAGELTGALTPAMALGEPYRTRLEHQGLAFDVLAAADDDAA, encoded by the coding sequence GTGAACGACCGCGACTACGACCTGGTGCTGTTCGGCGCGACCGGTTTCACCGGCCGGCTCGTCGCCGGGCACCTGGCCCGCCGGACCGCCGGGACCACCGTGCGCTGGGCGGTGGCCGGCCGCTCCCGCGACCGGCTGCGAGCGCTCGCCGACGAGCTGGCCGGTCGTGCGCCGGCCGTCGAGGTCGTCGACCTCGACGACACCGACGGTCTCCGACGGTTGACGGCACGCACCGCCGTGGTCGCCAGCACCGCCGGACCCTTCGTCCGGCTCGGCGAGCCGTTGGTGGCCGCCTGTGTCGACACGACCACCGACTACGCCGACATCACGGGTGAGCCGGGCTTCGTCGCGCTCGTGCGCGACCGCTACGGCCAGCCCGCACTCGACGCCGGGGTGCGGCTGGTCACCTGCTGCGGATTCGACTCGGTCCCCCACGACCTCGGGGCCCGGTTCACCGCCGGCCTCCTGCCCCAGGACACCGAAGTGTCCGTGCGGGCCTACGTGCGGGCCGACGCGCGCTTCAGCGGTGGGACCGCCCACAGCGCCCTGGACGCGATCGCCTCGCGACGGATCGGCGACGCTGGACGTCCGGCGCCGGGTGCGCCCTCCCTACGACGGGTCCACGGCCTGGCGCTCCGACCCCACCGGGCCCCCGCCGACCTCGACGGGTACGGCGTCCCGTTGCCGACCGTGGATCCGGCGATCGTGCTGCGCTCCGCGCGGGCGCTGCCCGGCTACGGACGCTCGTTCGGCTACGGGCACTACGCGCTGGTCGGGAACCTGCCCCTCGCCGCGGCCGGCCTCGCCGGTGCCTCGGTGTTCGGGGTCGCGGCGGCGCTGCCGCCGACGCGCACGCTGCTACGCAAGCTGCTGCCGGCCGCCGGCACCGGGCCGTCCGCCGAGCGGCGGGCACGCAGTTCGTTCTCGGTCACCTTCGTCGGGAAGGGAGGCGGCCACACGGTCGTCACGCGCGTGTCCGGCGGCGATCCCGGCTACGACGAGACGGCACGGATGCTGGGCGAGGCCGCCTTGTCGCTGGCGCAGGACGATGCTGGCGAACTCACGGGGGCGCTGACGCCCGCCATGGCGCTCGGGGAGCCCTACCGCACCCGGCTCGAGCACCAGGGACTGGCCTTCGACGTGCTCGCCGCTGCCGACGACGACGCGGCCTGA
- a CDS encoding FAD-dependent oxidoreductase: MSFEDLRDHGDGAVLRADVCIVGGGPAGITLALHLAEAGAEVALLEGGGERFDAEVQALYAGDVVGYADRPLDVSRLRYFGGSSNHWEGVSRPLDRSDFAVAPSGSLPGWPIDEDDLRGYYPRTHELLQLGDARYEPERWAEQTGRSLLALEHGHLRNDVLFRSPPTVFGRAYGQDLADAGVRVYLHANVVELLGDRNRVTGVRTAQFDGTTQQVHADTVVLATGGIENARLLLNSPDADGRVRGDRGGLVGCCFMEHPHADAGYLLCDPDLDLSFYTREQPIAQDATVRATFTFREESRTQRGMNNVTAILREVDETDQASVRSSLPGLAGIEQLRGRLQGPERTLRAYHVELMAEQLPNAQSRIQVTGARRDALGQPVSQQSWQLLPRDHDTLRSAMELLAAGLADVGVGRVHSLVHDRQELYVKGGNHHMGTTRMSEDPAAGVVDPDGRVHGSEGLYVAGSSVFPTGGYANPTFTIVALSLRLADHLRELR; this comes from the coding sequence GTGAGCTTCGAGGACCTCCGCGACCACGGCGACGGCGCGGTCCTCCGCGCCGACGTGTGCATCGTCGGCGGCGGGCCGGCGGGCATCACGCTCGCGCTGCACCTGGCCGAGGCCGGTGCCGAGGTGGCGTTGCTCGAGGGCGGCGGCGAGCGGTTCGACGCCGAGGTCCAGGCGCTGTACGCCGGTGACGTCGTCGGCTACGCGGACCGACCGCTCGACGTCAGCCGGCTGCGCTACTTCGGCGGATCGAGCAACCACTGGGAGGGGGTGTCACGCCCACTCGACCGGTCGGACTTCGCCGTCGCGCCCTCGGGCTCGTTGCCGGGCTGGCCCATCGACGAGGACGACCTTCGGGGGTACTACCCGCGCACGCACGAACTGCTGCAACTCGGCGACGCCCGCTACGAGCCCGAACGCTGGGCCGAGCAGACCGGCCGTTCCCTGCTGGCACTCGAGCATGGTCACCTGCGCAACGACGTGCTGTTCCGCAGCCCACCCACGGTGTTCGGCCGTGCGTACGGCCAGGACCTCGCCGACGCCGGCGTGCGGGTGTACCTGCACGCCAACGTCGTCGAGTTGCTCGGCGACCGGAACCGGGTGACCGGGGTGCGCACGGCCCAGTTCGACGGCACCACCCAGCAGGTGCACGCCGACACCGTCGTCCTGGCCACGGGCGGCATCGAGAACGCCCGTCTCCTGCTCAACTCGCCCGACGCGGACGGGCGCGTGCGCGGTGACCGTGGTGGATTGGTGGGATGCTGCTTCATGGAGCACCCGCACGCCGATGCCGGCTATCTGTTGTGCGACCCGGACCTCGACCTGTCGTTCTACACCCGGGAGCAGCCCATCGCGCAGGACGCAACGGTCCGCGCGACGTTCACGTTCCGCGAGGAGAGCCGGACGCAGCGGGGCATGAACAACGTGACGGCGATCCTTCGCGAGGTGGACGAGACCGACCAGGCCTCGGTGCGCTCGTCACTGCCGGGACTCGCCGGGATCGAGCAGTTGCGGGGGCGGCTGCAGGGGCCCGAGCGCACCCTGCGGGCCTACCACGTCGAGTTGATGGCCGAACAGTTGCCCAACGCCCAGAGCCGGATCCAGGTCACCGGTGCCCGACGGGACGCGCTGGGACAGCCGGTCAGCCAGCAGTCCTGGCAGCTGCTCCCGCGCGACCACGACACCCTGCGCTCCGCGATGGAGCTGCTGGCGGCCGGCCTGGCCGACGTCGGTGTCGGCCGGGTGCACAGTCTCGTGCACGACCGGCAGGAGCTCTACGTCAAGGGCGGAAACCACCACATGGGCACGACCCGGATGAGCGAGGACCCCGCCGCGGGGGTCGTCGATCCGGACGGTCGCGTGCACGGCAGCGAGGGCCTGTACGTCGCGGGCTCGTCGGTGTTCCCGACCGGCGGGTACGCCAATCCGACCTTCACGATCGTCGCGCTGAGCCTGCGGCTGGCCGACCACCTGCGGGAGCTGCGCTGA
- a CDS encoding AI-2E family transporter — MTGPVREQDRVPSWLATAAAWAWRLLLLVLAAAVVVQVATRLSLVTVPLLVALILATLAGPPTRRLVRAGWRPAFAAFVVVFGGVALVLGALLALVPLLVAQTRELVPTVLVAVQDLLDWLEGGPLGFDPVQLQQFGEQALQQFEQQTGALAMGALLALVTAVEFAVALILALVLLFFLVKDADRLSGWCLARAPEAHRDTLRGVGQRAWDALAGYVRGTALVAAIDAIGIAIGLAVVGVPLVLPLAALVFIGGFVPIIGAFVSGLLAVLVALADGGPTTALIVLAIVIAVQQVESDVLQPLIMRRLVAVPLHPIMVLAVLVAGTVLVGVVGAFLAVPLAAVASAVANELRLRHQTDVGGPRPLGGRRGELDEDPSPVLPSWRSRRRRRN, encoded by the coding sequence TTGACGGGTCCGGTGCGGGAGCAGGACCGGGTGCCGTCGTGGCTGGCCACGGCCGCGGCGTGGGCCTGGCGTCTGCTGCTGCTGGTGCTGGCCGCGGCGGTCGTCGTCCAGGTCGCGACGAGACTGTCGCTGGTCACCGTGCCGCTGCTGGTCGCCCTGATCCTGGCCACGCTGGCCGGACCACCGACCCGGCGCCTGGTTCGGGCCGGGTGGCGTCCCGCCTTCGCCGCCTTCGTGGTCGTGTTCGGCGGGGTCGCGCTCGTGCTCGGTGCGTTGCTCGCGCTCGTGCCGCTGCTCGTGGCGCAGACCCGCGAGCTCGTACCGACCGTGCTGGTGGCCGTGCAGGACCTGCTCGACTGGCTCGAGGGCGGTCCGCTCGGGTTCGATCCGGTACAGCTGCAGCAGTTCGGGGAACAGGCCCTGCAGCAGTTCGAGCAGCAGACCGGTGCCCTGGCGATGGGAGCGCTGCTCGCCCTGGTCACCGCGGTCGAGTTCGCGGTCGCGCTGATCCTCGCGCTGGTGCTGCTGTTCTTCCTGGTCAAGGACGCCGACCGGTTGTCGGGCTGGTGCCTGGCGCGGGCGCCCGAAGCGCACCGGGACACCCTGCGTGGCGTCGGGCAGCGCGCCTGGGACGCCCTGGCCGGCTACGTGCGGGGGACGGCCCTGGTGGCCGCGATCGACGCGATCGGCATCGCGATCGGCCTGGCCGTCGTCGGCGTGCCCCTCGTGCTGCCGTTGGCGGCGCTGGTGTTCATCGGCGGTTTCGTGCCGATCATCGGGGCGTTCGTGTCCGGGTTGCTGGCCGTGTTGGTGGCGCTCGCCGACGGCGGCCCCACCACGGCGCTGATCGTGCTGGCGATCGTGATCGCCGTGCAACAGGTCGAGTCCGACGTCCTGCAGCCGCTGATCATGCGCCGCCTGGTCGCCGTGCCGCTGCATCCGATCATGGTGCTGGCCGTGCTGGTGGCCGGCACCGTGCTGGTCGGCGTGGTCGGGGCCTTCCTGGCGGTCCCACTGGCTGCGGTGGCGTCCGCGGTCGCCAACGAGCTGCGGCTGCGTCACCAGACCGACGTCGGTGGACCACGTCCGCTGGGCGGGCGCCGTGGAGAGCTCGACGAGGACCCCTCGCCGGTCCTGCCTTCGTGGCGGAGCCGGCGACGACGACGGAACTGA
- a CDS encoding lysophospholipid acyltransferase family protein, producing MNPVYTIVIGLVITLFRVLRWDVRVRGHEHVPATGPGVVATNHIGYLDFVFAGYGVRHQGRRRLRFVAKREVFDHPVSGPLMRAMGHIAVDRGGNTRVALREVADALAAGHLVGMFPEGTISRSFVPLAGRPGAARMAMDAGAPLIPGAVWGTHRVYTKGRKPRLFRGLVVTVAFGPPIAYTPDEDATAVHERLMAAVAAMVDELQRTYPQAPSGPDDTWWQPAHLGGSAPTAEQAEAAARADRERLRRERRGS from the coding sequence GTGAACCCCGTCTACACGATCGTCATCGGTCTCGTCATCACCCTGTTCCGCGTCCTGCGTTGGGACGTCCGGGTGCGCGGTCACGAGCACGTCCCGGCCACCGGACCCGGTGTCGTCGCGACCAACCACATCGGCTACCTCGACTTCGTGTTCGCCGGTTACGGGGTGCGCCACCAGGGCCGTCGCCGCCTCCGGTTCGTCGCCAAGCGCGAGGTCTTCGACCACCCGGTGTCGGGGCCGCTGATGCGGGCGATGGGGCACATCGCGGTCGACCGTGGGGGCAACACCCGCGTCGCGCTGCGCGAGGTGGCCGACGCGCTGGCGGCCGGGCACCTCGTCGGCATGTTCCCGGAGGGCACCATCAGCCGCTCCTTCGTGCCGCTGGCCGGCCGGCCCGGGGCGGCCCGCATGGCGATGGACGCCGGGGCGCCACTGATCCCGGGTGCGGTGTGGGGAACCCACCGGGTCTACACCAAGGGTCGCAAGCCGCGGCTGTTCCGTGGGCTGGTGGTCACCGTCGCGTTCGGTCCGCCGATCGCGTACACCCCCGACGAGGACGCGACCGCGGTCCACGAGCGTCTGATGGCGGCCGTCGCGGCGATGGTCGACGAACTGCAGCGCACCTACCCGCAGGCACCGTCGGGGCCCGACGACACCTGGTGGCAGCCAGCGCACCTCGGCGGGAGCGCGCCGACCGCCGAGCAGGCCGAGGCCGCCGCGCGCGCCGACCGCGAGCGCCTCCGTCGCGAGCGTCGCGGGTCGTGA
- the ilvE gene encoding branched-chain-amino-acid transaminase — MSVSTTPAPAFGTVMASRMALATTDDGVFGAVEVVPTGPVELHPAAHALHYGSACFEGLKAHPGVDGKVRLFRPQRHAERLGVSAELLSLPVPPVELVTGALRELVAANLDDVPPAPGALYLRPVLLGVDPNIGAAAAPSTEALLYVLASPVGDYFRGDGGLTLAIETELPRTTPQFGQVKCGANYAMALGVTRRARAEHGADQVLFAPGGDVQETGAANFLLLDDRRVVTKALDPSFLHGVTRDSILTLARDLGYEVEERDLGIEEVLDWARTGEAALAGTAAVLAPVGAFVHGGRRHPVGDGSMGPNTARLREALLAIQRGEAADPHDWTQPV; from the coding sequence ATGAGCGTCTCGACCACCCCGGCACCGGCGTTCGGGACCGTCATGGCGTCGAGGATGGCGTTGGCGACCACGGACGACGGCGTCTTCGGCGCGGTCGAGGTGGTCCCCACCGGCCCGGTCGAGCTCCACCCGGCGGCGCACGCCCTGCACTACGGCTCCGCGTGCTTCGAAGGGCTCAAGGCCCATCCGGGGGTGGACGGCAAGGTGCGCCTGTTCCGGCCCCAGCGGCACGCCGAGCGGCTCGGGGTCTCGGCCGAGCTGTTGTCGCTGCCGGTGCCGCCGGTCGAGCTGGTCACCGGCGCACTGCGCGAACTGGTCGCCGCCAACCTCGACGACGTCCCGCCGGCTCCGGGAGCGCTGTACCTGCGCCCGGTGCTGCTGGGGGTGGACCCCAACATCGGTGCGGCGGCGGCCCCGTCGACCGAGGCGTTGCTGTACGTGCTGGCCAGCCCGGTGGGTGACTACTTCCGTGGCGACGGCGGGTTGACGCTCGCGATCGAGACCGAGCTGCCGCGCACCACGCCGCAGTTCGGTCAGGTCAAGTGCGGCGCCAACTACGCGATGGCGCTCGGGGTCACCCGCCGCGCCCGGGCCGAGCACGGCGCCGACCAGGTCCTGTTCGCCCCCGGCGGGGACGTGCAGGAGACCGGGGCCGCCAACTTCCTGCTGCTCGACGACCGGCGCGTGGTCACCAAGGCGTTGGACCCGTCGTTCCTCCACGGCGTGACCCGCGACTCGATCCTGACGTTGGCCCGCGACCTGGGCTACGAGGTCGAGGAACGCGACCTGGGCATCGAGGAGGTGCTGGACTGGGCGCGCACCGGGGAGGCGGCGCTGGCCGGCACCGCCGCGGTCCTCGCCCCGGTCGGCGCGTTCGTCCACGGCGGTCGGCGTCATCCCGTCGGCGACGGCAGCATGGGTCCCAACACCGCCCGGCTGCGCGAGGCGCTGCTGGCCATCCAGCGGGGCGAGGCAGCCGACCCCCACGACTGGACCCAGCCCGTCTGA
- a CDS encoding HTTM domain-containing protein: MATLTRRWQAFWFPAVPLERLAIFRVAVSVFAFLDVVVASRYLLGYPSVAPVFFDPVYLLAGFSLMGLDVHPVLPTGAFSALFGLLLTSLAAAAIGWRTRIALAVAAPLYLYFWAVFNSWGKINHGKIPVVFALFVLAVAPAGARLGRDALRRRRRVVATEADADPLAGWALRVVGVVVVASYLLSVYAKLDNTGPSWPLQPVLAMHLRDAGGTLATLLSRQRELLVVLQSVTLLAEALAFLAFTKGRSRNVVLAVLGSFHVVSFVLIGTEFFGFVVCYLVFFDTEVGLRRLEQRWPGLSTTIRGRRPSAEVPV; the protein is encoded by the coding sequence GTGGCAACGTTGACCCGACGCTGGCAGGCGTTCTGGTTCCCGGCCGTCCCGCTCGAGCGGCTCGCGATCTTCCGTGTCGCCGTGAGCGTCTTCGCGTTCCTCGACGTCGTGGTCGCCAGTCGCTACCTGCTCGGCTACCCGTCGGTCGCCCCGGTCTTCTTCGACCCGGTCTACCTGCTCGCCGGGTTCTCGCTCATGGGCCTCGACGTGCACCCGGTCCTGCCGACCGGGGCGTTCTCGGCGTTGTTCGGGCTGCTGCTGACCAGCCTGGCCGCTGCCGCGATCGGGTGGCGCACCCGGATCGCACTGGCCGTGGCCGCGCCGCTGTACCTCTACTTCTGGGCGGTCTTCAACTCCTGGGGCAAGATCAACCACGGCAAGATCCCGGTCGTCTTCGCCCTGTTCGTCCTGGCCGTGGCGCCGGCCGGCGCCAGGCTCGGCCGTGACGCGCTCCGCCGACGTCGCCGCGTCGTCGCGACCGAGGCGGACGCCGACCCGCTCGCCGGTTGGGCCCTTCGTGTCGTGGGCGTCGTGGTGGTCGCGTCCTACCTGCTGTCGGTCTACGCCAAGCTGGACAACACCGGACCCTCCTGGCCGCTCCAGCCGGTCCTGGCCATGCACCTGCGCGACGCCGGCGGCACGCTGGCGACGCTCCTCTCGCGTCAGCGGGAACTGCTCGTCGTGCTGCAGTCGGTCACCCTCCTGGCCGAGGCGCTGGCGTTCCTCGCGTTCACCAAGGGTCGGTCGCGCAACGTCGTGCTCGCGGTGCTGGGCAGCTTCCACGTCGTCTCCTTCGTGCTGATCGGCACCGAGTTCTTCGGCTTCGTGGTGTGCTACCTGGTCTTCTTCGACACGGAGGTCGGCCTGCGCCGGCTGGAGCAGCGCTGGCCGGGTCTGTCGACGACGATCCGTGGTCGCCGACCGTCCGCGGAGGTGCCCGTGTGA
- a CDS encoding aldo/keto reductase: MSSTAPATASGTFAIGGDLTVHRLGYGAMRITGPGIWGAPADHDEAVRVLRRAVELGVDFIDTADSYGPFVSEDLIREALHSGGADPYDGVTVATKAGLIRTGPDRWHQLGRPEYLRFACEMSLRRLDVERIELFQLHRIDDQVPEQEQFGVLAELRDEGKIRHVGLSEVGVDELARAQQVLPVATVQNRYNLLDRGSQDVLERCERDGIGFIPWFPIATGDLARAGGPLDELASRTGATPSQLALAWLLRTSPVQLPIPGTSSVAHLEENVAASEVELSDDDVAALDALADGHGR, translated from the coding sequence ATGAGCAGCACCGCGCCCGCCACCGCGTCCGGCACGTTCGCCATCGGGGGCGACCTGACGGTCCACCGCCTCGGCTACGGGGCCATGCGCATCACCGGACCGGGCATCTGGGGAGCACCGGCCGATCACGACGAGGCGGTACGGGTCCTGCGCCGCGCGGTCGAGCTCGGTGTCGACTTCATCGACACGGCGGACAGCTATGGGCCGTTCGTCTCCGAGGACCTGATCCGCGAGGCGCTGCACTCCGGCGGTGCTGACCCCTACGACGGCGTGACCGTGGCGACCAAGGCCGGCCTGATCCGCACCGGCCCCGACCGCTGGCACCAGTTGGGTCGCCCCGAGTACCTCCGCTTCGCCTGTGAGATGAGTCTGCGGCGCCTCGACGTCGAACGGATCGAGCTGTTCCAGCTCCACCGCATCGACGACCAGGTGCCCGAACAGGAGCAGTTCGGGGTGCTCGCCGAGCTGCGCGACGAGGGCAAGATCCGCCACGTCGGCCTCTCGGAGGTCGGCGTCGACGAGCTCGCGCGTGCGCAGCAGGTGCTGCCCGTCGCCACGGTGCAGAACCGCTACAACCTGCTCGACCGCGGCTCGCAGGACGTCCTGGAACGCTGCGAGCGGGACGGCATCGGGTTCATCCCGTGGTTCCCCATCGCCACCGGGGACCTCGCTCGGGCGGGTGGCCCGCTCGACGAGCTCGCGTCGCGGACCGGCGCGACCCCCTCGCAGCTCGCCCTGGCCTGGCTGTTGCGGACCTCGCCCGTGCAGCTGCCGATCCCGGGGACCTCGTCGGTCGCGCATCTCGAGGAGAACGTGGCGGCGTCCGAGGTCGAGCTCTCCGACGACGACGTGGCCGCGCTCGACGCGCTCGCCGATGGGCACGGTCGCTGA
- a CDS encoding DUF554 domain-containing protein, producing MGTVADRRRSPVVSSVVSSIDTAHRPVTGSGYLAPVVTGTLLNVGAIVVGALAGAALGGRLPARVRGSVTDVLGLFVVVLGIADALTTFGPELGDRLGRGAVLLVLGSLLVGGILGELVDVEGRLTRAGERLRDLVLGSASVPTVAADAPGSRRVGGPVGSDPVPGDLDTAAPDSDDRRARFVEGFVVTTLLVCVGPLAVLGAIEDGLTGSIQLLSVKSVLDGFAALAFASALGLGVAFAAVPLLVYQGGLTLAAAALGPVATEVMIAAIGAVGGFLVIGIGLRLLDLRPIRVANFLPALVVAPLAVALWP from the coding sequence ATGGGCACGGTCGCTGATCGACGCCGCTCGCCGGTCGTGTCGTCGGTGGTCTCGTCGATCGACACGGCGCACCGGCCGGTCACGGGCAGCGGCTACCTTGCGCCCGTCGTGACCGGAACCCTGCTCAACGTCGGCGCCATCGTGGTGGGCGCCCTGGCCGGCGCCGCGCTCGGCGGCCGGCTGCCGGCGCGTGTGCGCGGCTCGGTGACCGACGTGCTCGGGCTGTTCGTGGTGGTGCTCGGCATCGCCGACGCGCTCACGACGTTCGGGCCGGAGCTCGGGGACCGGCTCGGTCGCGGTGCTGTGCTGCTCGTCCTCGGGTCGCTGCTGGTGGGCGGCATCCTCGGGGAGCTCGTCGACGTCGAGGGCCGCCTGACCCGGGCCGGCGAGCGGCTGCGGGACCTCGTGCTCGGAAGCGCGTCGGTCCCGACCGTGGCCGCTGACGCTCCCGGTTCCCGACGCGTCGGCGGTCCCGTCGGATCCGACCCGGTCCCGGGGGACCTCGACACCGCTGCTCCCGACAGCGACGACCGACGGGCCCGTTTCGTCGAGGGCTTCGTGGTCACCACGCTGCTGGTGTGCGTCGGGCCACTGGCCGTGCTCGGTGCGATCGAGGACGGGCTGACCGGCAGCATCCAGTTGCTGTCGGTGAAGTCGGTGCTCGACGGCTTCGCGGCGCTGGCCTTCGCGTCGGCGCTCGGCCTGGGCGTCGCCTTCGCCGCCGTGCCGCTGCTGGTCTACCAGGGCGGGCTGACGTTGGCGGCCGCTGCGCTCGGTCCGGTCGCCACCGAGGTGATGATCGCGGCCATCGGGGCGGTCGGTGGTTTCCTCGTGATCGGGATCGGGCTGCGGCTGCTCGACCTCCGGCCGATCCGCGTCGCGAACTTCCTGCCGGCACTGGTCGTCGCCCCGCTCGCCGTCGCGCTGTGGCCCTGA
- a CDS encoding phosphatase PAP2 family protein, whose amino-acid sequence MPGSSAHARPLVLERPVWSLAALWRFAAAGLVLAAALTGVGLGLQSDGLPAGDAATFDAAASARRAWTVSVARLLSFLADLEVVALLTAVLGTGVYLRVRRWDLVWLVVAAVGGALLVTGAIKLLTDRARPEGALTTTISSSFPSGHAVRGMVVYGLVAWLVLRWARPRRLGPLDLRHVTIAVALLLAALTGLSRVWLAVHWASDVLFGYALGATWLLTTLVVTRPRRLPAADVATSTDGWAGTPPTDGPPTDEQVDADRHGRGDLGSGT is encoded by the coding sequence ATGCCCGGCTCCTCCGCACACGCCCGCCCGCTCGTGCTCGAACGACCCGTCTGGTCGCTGGCCGCCCTGTGGCGCTTCGCAGCCGCCGGCCTGGTGCTCGCCGCGGCGTTGACCGGGGTCGGTCTCGGGTTGCAGTCCGACGGCCTGCCCGCGGGGGACGCGGCGACCTTCGACGCCGCCGCATCGGCCAGACGCGCCTGGACCGTGTCCGTCGCCCGCCTGCTGTCGTTCCTCGCCGACCTCGAGGTGGTGGCACTACTCACGGCCGTGCTCGGCACGGGTGTCTACCTCCGGGTCCGGCGTTGGGACCTCGTGTGGCTGGTCGTCGCGGCGGTCGGCGGGGCGCTGCTCGTCACCGGTGCCATCAAACTGCTCACCGACCGTGCCCGTCCCGAGGGGGCCCTGACGACCACGATCAGTTCGTCGTTCCCCTCCGGCCACGCGGTGCGTGGCATGGTCGTCTACGGGCTGGTGGCCTGGCTGGTGTTGCGTTGGGCCCGTCCCCGGCGGCTCGGTCCCCTCGACCTGCGCCACGTCACCATCGCCGTGGCGCTCCTGCTGGCCGCACTGACCGGACTCAGCCGCGTGTGGTTGGCCGTGCACTGGGCCAGCGACGTGCTGTTCGGCTACGCGCTCGGTGCGACGTGGCTGCTGACCACCCTCGTGGTGACCCGTCCGCGGCGTCTGCCCGCGGCGGACGTGGCGACCTCCACGGACGGATGGGCCGGAACGCCGCCGACCGACGGTCCCCCGACCGACGAGCAGGTCGACGCAGACCGGCACGGCCGGGGCGACCTAGGTTCCGGTACATGA
- a CDS encoding TrmH family RNA methyltransferase, whose protein sequence is MTLVRIDDPRDERLADYAALNDPALRKRYEHRLGVFIAEGPNVVGELLRSAYPTRSVLVVEEQLAAMRAPLAAHPDLPVYVVARDLLYELVRFKLHQGVLGCGGRQPAVPLAQVLSSADTVLVLEGLNDHENLGTLFRSARGLGADAVLLAPGCADPLYRRSVRVSMGHVLHVPFARVDALETSLPQLHAAGFATVALTPRPDAVDLATMARPAARVALLLGAEGPGLSAGAIGGASRAARIAMHDGVDSLNVAAAGAIALHALGSRPPDPRAPSEPA, encoded by the coding sequence GTGACCCTCGTCCGGATCGACGATCCGCGCGACGAGCGTCTGGCCGACTACGCCGCCCTCAACGATCCGGCCCTGCGCAAGCGCTACGAGCATCGACTCGGCGTGTTCATCGCCGAGGGGCCCAATGTCGTCGGGGAGTTGCTGCGCTCGGCGTACCCCACCCGTTCGGTGCTCGTCGTCGAGGAGCAGCTCGCGGCGATGCGTGCCCCGCTCGCCGCGCACCCGGACCTGCCGGTGTACGTGGTGGCCCGCGACCTGCTCTACGAGCTGGTGCGGTTCAAGCTGCACCAGGGGGTGCTCGGTTGCGGCGGACGGCAGCCGGCGGTGCCGTTGGCGCAGGTGTTGTCCTCGGCCGACACCGTGCTCGTGCTCGAGGGGCTCAACGACCACGAGAACCTGGGCACGCTGTTCCGCTCCGCTCGTGGACTGGGTGCGGACGCGGTCCTGTTGGCGCCGGGCTGCGCCGATCCGCTCTACCGGCGCAGCGTGCGGGTCTCGATGGGCCACGTGCTGCACGTCCCCTTCGCCCGTGTCGACGCCCTGGAGACCAGCCTCCCGCAGCTGCACGCCGCCGGGTTTGCCACCGTCGCGCTGACGCCGCGCCCCGACGCGGTGGACCTCGCCACGATGGCCCGTCCGGCCGCGCGCGTGGCGCTCCTGCTCGGTGCCGAGGGGCCCGGCCTCAGCGCGGGTGCCATCGGCGGGGCGAGCCGAGCCGCACGGATCGCGATGCACGACGGCGTGGACTCGTTGAACGTGGCGGCGGCCGGCGCGATCGCGCTGCACGCCCTAGGTTCGCGACCGCCCGACCCCCGCGCACCCTCGGAGCCCGCATGA
- a CDS encoding flavodoxin family protein: MTSLTCLALNCSLKADGPSNTDVLLGQALDALAEHDVTGEVVRVAAHDVLPGVTSEAQGPGDDWPALRERVLAADILLLGTPVWLGNPSSVCKRVLERLDAFISETDDQGRMVSFGKVAGVVVTGNEDGAHNIAAQLYQGLSDVGFTIPTNATTYWVGEAMGSVDYGDLDETPEKVAQTTSMMAANLAHVARLLRQHPYPPVS; this comes from the coding sequence ATGACCTCACTCACCTGCCTCGCCCTGAACTGCTCGCTCAAGGCCGACGGACCGTCGAACACCGACGTGCTGCTCGGTCAGGCGCTCGACGCGCTCGCCGAACACGACGTCACCGGCGAGGTCGTCCGCGTCGCCGCGCACGACGTCCTGCCGGGTGTCACGTCCGAGGCCCAGGGACCCGGTGACGACTGGCCCGCCCTGCGCGAGCGCGTGCTGGCCGCCGACATCCTCCTGCTCGGCACCCCGGTCTGGCTCGGCAACCCCTCCTCCGTCTGCAAGCGGGTCCTGGAACGCCTGGACGCGTTCATCAGCGAGACCGACGACCAGGGCCGGATGGTCAGCTTCGGCAAGGTTGCCGGCGTCGTGGTCACCGGCAACGAGGACGGCGCCCACAACATCGCCGCGCAGCTCTACCAGGGTCTGTCCGACGTCGGCTTCACCATTCCCACCAACGCGACCACCTACTGGGTCGGCGAGGCGATGGGTTCGGTCGACTACGGCGACCTCGACGAGACCCCCGAGAAGGTGGCGCAGACCACCTCGATGATGGCTGCGAACCTGGCTCACGTCGCCCGGCTGCTGCGGCAGCACCCGTACCCGCCGGTGAGCTGA